A window from Candidatus Nitrospira neomarina encodes these proteins:
- a CDS encoding encapsulin, whose protein sequence is MEQENFPGQWTEDQWSLVQQTVRDEATRVRVAASFLPRNGPLGSDTDSVPTQDFFDNQANPLPLPNGPLNRLAVDDRTTRPLTTISVNVQIRNSQMAQPDLSSALSMFRRAANIIGRIEDGLIFQGQNSVNPFDNGQFPNLPNVFQVSGGAIWRGLIDAATRQGSGQQPIDSLRDRNGTLAYSPDAFVRDITRGISTLEGGGYLAPFALVLGNELFELAHTPTDSLVMPADRIKPILNGPLLRSSTIRPLYGVLMSTAGDPVDLVLASDISVKPVQVTMEPRYVYRVSQRFTLRIKQPRALLAFGPE, encoded by the coding sequence ATGGAACAGGAAAATTTCCCTGGTCAATGGACGGAAGACCAATGGAGCCTCGTACAGCAGACAGTTCGGGATGAAGCAACCAGGGTACGCGTGGCCGCATCATTTTTGCCACGCAATGGCCCTTTGGGTTCAGATACTGATTCCGTGCCAACACAGGACTTTTTTGATAACCAGGCTAATCCCCTGCCCCTACCAAATGGCCCCCTTAACCGCCTGGCAGTTGACGACCGAACAACACGACCGCTCACAACCATCTCCGTAAATGTTCAGATCAGAAACTCGCAAATGGCCCAACCGGACCTTTCCAGCGCTCTCAGTATGTTTCGGCGCGCCGCGAATATTATCGGACGGATCGAGGACGGTCTGATTTTTCAAGGTCAAAACTCAGTGAACCCTTTTGATAATGGGCAATTCCCAAACCTACCCAATGTTTTCCAAGTTTCGGGCGGAGCGATATGGAGGGGACTCATTGACGCTGCAACCCGTCAAGGGTCAGGACAGCAGCCGATTGATAGTTTACGTGATCGGAATGGCACACTTGCGTATTCTCCAGATGCATTCGTGAGGGACATTACGCGGGGGATATCAACACTAGAAGGAGGAGGATACCTAGCACCATTCGCCCTCGTTTTAGGCAACGAACTCTTTGAATTGGCCCATACGCCAACTGATTCGCTTGTGATGCCTGCCGATCGAATCAAGCCAATTCTCAACGGTCCGTTGTTGCGTTCCAGCACGATACGACCTCTATACGGAGTTTTAATGTCCACGGCTGGTGATCCTGTTGATCTGGTATTGGCCAGCGATATCTCGGTTAAACCTGTCCAGGTTACGATGGAACCACGGTACGTGTACCGCGTGTCCCAGCGTTTTACCCTTCGCATTAAGCAACCAAGAGCCCTTTTGGCTTTTGGGCCAGAATAG
- a CDS encoding hydroxysqualene dehydroxylase produces MGKKVIILGGGIGGMSAAHELAERGFEVEVYERQEIPGGKARSIPVLESIDDRGSQGTHGPAIAKWRRMRGHELGPNEKTPWLPGEHGFRFFPGFYKHIVDTMDRIPYGEGKVSDNLVKTTQLLLAREGADEMVLPSRFPQTPQDIKSSINAVLKVLSDEIGVSLQEMQLFGGRVWQIATSSHERRLDEYEKIGWWDFIQASQGSEDYKKFFGHGITRSLVASQANLANTRTIGNIFLQLVFDIIDPTIPTSDRLLNGPTNAVWIRPWLNYLERRGVKYHLDCTVQSIDYSHGHVQSITVEKGGTKTTVAGDYFVAALPVERIAPLINLRLQEADPRLSHLSELAKNVAWMNGIQFYITHPLPIAHGHVIFVDTPWALTSISQGQFWPDFDLAKFSDGDTRDILSVDISDWETEGVLYGKKASDCTRDEIAMETWEQLKRSLNDMHGRMVLRDEDLDHWFLDPDIRRDPEERKLQENVEPLLVNLKDTWRLRPDAVTAIPNLFLAADYVRTHTDLATMEAANEAARRSVNGILNHSGSGATRCRVWALHEPEILLPWREYDRARWEQHLPWEDPLALISIAKPILEVFEKTGALSSIDTRSFQRLSEKFEVVNSLPGLTNDNQTSPIENLLEVTKPVHSIVEEVREMIPSDGGLTELGPSSGAQDKGMKGWEGERKPRQPGRLRIIQKQ; encoded by the coding sequence ATGGGCAAAAAAGTCATAATTCTCGGTGGGGGTATCGGCGGCATGAGTGCGGCCCATGAGCTGGCTGAACGAGGATTTGAAGTCGAAGTCTATGAACGACAGGAGATCCCCGGGGGAAAGGCTCGCAGCATTCCCGTACTTGAATCCATTGATGACCGTGGGAGCCAGGGCACTCACGGGCCTGCCATTGCGAAATGGCGGCGGATGAGAGGGCATGAGTTGGGACCCAACGAAAAAACTCCCTGGCTTCCGGGCGAGCACGGCTTTCGGTTTTTCCCAGGTTTTTACAAACACATCGTGGATACCATGGACCGGATTCCTTACGGAGAGGGAAAAGTTTCTGACAATCTGGTCAAAACCACTCAATTGTTGCTGGCCAGGGAAGGGGCAGACGAAATGGTTCTTCCCTCCCGATTTCCACAGACGCCCCAGGATATAAAATCCTCCATTAATGCTGTCCTCAAGGTGTTATCTGATGAAATTGGCGTTTCGCTGCAAGAGATGCAGCTTTTTGGAGGGCGGGTCTGGCAGATCGCGACCTCCTCCCACGAACGCCGGCTGGACGAATATGAAAAAATCGGATGGTGGGATTTTATTCAAGCCTCGCAAGGTTCCGAAGACTATAAAAAATTCTTCGGGCACGGAATCACTCGCTCTCTCGTCGCCTCTCAAGCTAACCTTGCCAATACACGCACAATCGGGAACATCTTTCTTCAACTGGTCTTTGACATTATTGACCCGACCATCCCAACCAGCGATCGTTTACTTAACGGACCGACGAACGCGGTATGGATTCGTCCATGGTTGAACTATTTAGAACGACGCGGTGTGAAATACCACCTGGATTGTACGGTACAGTCCATCGATTATTCCCACGGACACGTGCAGAGTATTACGGTGGAAAAGGGGGGGACAAAAACAACCGTGGCGGGCGATTATTTTGTAGCGGCACTCCCTGTTGAACGGATAGCGCCCTTAATCAACCTGAGGCTTCAAGAAGCCGACCCGCGCCTGAGCCATCTATCTGAGTTGGCAAAAAATGTTGCCTGGATGAACGGCATCCAGTTTTACATCACGCACCCGTTGCCCATTGCCCACGGCCATGTCATCTTTGTTGACACACCCTGGGCTCTCACTTCAATTTCCCAAGGCCAGTTCTGGCCTGACTTTGACTTGGCCAAATTCAGCGACGGTGATACACGGGATATTCTCTCGGTCGATATCTCCGACTGGGAAACCGAAGGGGTGCTCTATGGGAAAAAGGCCAGCGACTGCACCCGTGACGAAATCGCCATGGAGACCTGGGAGCAACTCAAGCGCAGCCTTAACGATATGCATGGAAGGATGGTCCTACGGGATGAAGATTTGGACCATTGGTTTTTGGATCCGGATATCCGTCGCGATCCCGAGGAAAGGAAGTTACAGGAAAACGTCGAACCCCTTCTCGTGAATCTTAAAGATACGTGGCGTCTGAGGCCGGATGCCGTGACTGCCATTCCCAATTTATTCCTTGCGGCAGACTATGTGCGAACTCATACCGACCTGGCCACGATGGAGGCGGCCAATGAGGCTGCCCGGAGATCGGTCAATGGCATTCTGAATCACAGTGGGTCCGGGGCCACCCGCTGTCGCGTATGGGCGCTTCATGAGCCTGAGATTCTCCTACCCTGGCGTGAATATGACCGGGCCCGGTGGGAACAGCACCTGCCCTGGGAAGACCCATTAGCCCTCATCAGTATCGCGAAACCAATTCTCGAGGTATTTGAAAAGACCGGTGCCCTATCCAGCATTGACACTCGTTCGTTCCAGCGTTTATCTGAAAAATTTGAAGTCGTCAACAGCTTGCCAGGGCTTACAAACGACAACCAAACGTCCCCAATAGAAAATCTGCTGGAGGTGACAAAGCCCGTTCACTCGATCGTCGAGGAGGTCAGGGAAATGATCCCCTCTGATGGGGGACTGACAGAATTAGGTCCAAGCTCTGGAGCACAGGACAAAGGAATGAAGGGGTGGGAAGGTGAAAGGAAGCCACGGCAACCTGGCCGACTGCGAATCATACAAAAACAGTAG
- a CDS encoding polyprenyl synthetase family protein, with protein sequence MDSQDYNTFLERLGDYRRRTLEALQRSLPDKEPRRYLYAPVREYLERSGKGLRPALCLATCRAFGGRIEDALDSAAAIEMLHNAFLVHDDIEDGSDFRRTHRTLHTQYGVPIAVNTGDAMQALGMGILRKNYSTLGPKLSWQIFEEFYAMLMESFEGQAIELGWIRDNRCDISDEDYLRMTLKKTCWYSFIHPCRIGALIARPEDKNLDRFNAFGHYLGSAFQIQDDVLNLIGSRQKYGKEIAGDLYEGKRTLMLSHLFEKGSPEETAKLKSFLARSRNGKYADQIDWVRELMNTHGSIEYARSSARELRDAAEQAFFDAYHDAPESEDKAFIQQSLHYMIERSS encoded by the coding sequence ATGGATTCTCAAGATTACAACACATTTCTTGAACGGTTGGGTGACTACCGCCGCCGGACACTGGAAGCTCTGCAACGATCTCTCCCCGACAAAGAGCCACGTCGTTATCTCTACGCCCCGGTGCGGGAGTATCTGGAACGTTCTGGAAAAGGGCTCCGCCCTGCTCTCTGTCTTGCCACCTGTCGAGCCTTTGGTGGCCGCATCGAGGATGCCCTTGACTCGGCAGCCGCGATTGAAATGCTCCATAACGCCTTTCTCGTTCACGACGACATCGAAGACGGGAGTGATTTTCGACGCACGCATCGGACCCTGCATACGCAATATGGAGTTCCCATCGCCGTCAATACCGGCGACGCGATGCAAGCGCTCGGCATGGGTATCCTGAGAAAAAACTACTCTACGCTGGGCCCCAAGCTGTCATGGCAGATTTTTGAAGAGTTCTACGCCATGCTGATGGAGTCGTTTGAAGGACAAGCGATTGAGCTGGGGTGGATACGAGACAATCGATGCGATATTTCCGATGAAGACTATCTCCGCATGACCTTGAAGAAAACCTGCTGGTACAGTTTTATCCATCCCTGCCGAATTGGCGCACTCATTGCCCGTCCTGAAGACAAGAATCTTGACCGGTTCAACGCGTTTGGTCATTACCTTGGCTCGGCATTCCAGATTCAGGACGATGTGTTGAATCTGATAGGGAGTCGTCAGAAATACGGTAAAGAAATCGCCGGAGATCTGTACGAAGGAAAGCGGACGCTCATGCTTTCTCACTTGTTTGAGAAAGGCTCTCCTGAGGAGACCGCGAAACTGAAATCCTTTCTAGCCAGGTCGCGCAATGGCAAATATGCCGATCAAATTGACTGGGTAAGGGAGTTGATGAACACACATGGGAGCATTGAATACGCACGATCCAGTGCACGCGAACTCCGTGATGCAGCCGAACAAGCCTTTTTTGACGCGTATCACGATGCGCCGGAAAGCGAGGACAAAGCCTTCATTCAGCAAAGTCTCCATTACATGATTGAGCGATCCTCCTAA
- a CDS encoding OmpP1/FadL family transporter has product MKDLSLNPKRMVSHAGFLISALFLATQGVAYGEGYRLPYQGAAAAGQGEAFIAQADDASALYYNPAGLTQLRGVQVQFGANFITGKFEYTSPTGQKVDGDLRQSVVMPPPSQFYLTANLKDLGFTALGPLIVGIGLNSPFGLGSKWPDDAPFSNIVTEATVPLLDIKPTLAYKIHDMVSLGAGMDIYTFAKFIGEGQAELKTQSTEINGTDTAVGFNVSALLTPLRNSAGDPLVNFGLVYRHQATLHLKGDFLVNGKKVDDAETTLPLPWVLSAGLAVWPIRDAARAWKVEVDVDYVGWSQFKSLDIRLSNAPNISQPTDWENTFTFSAGTEYKWLKLASLPHWEIALRGGYQRSNSANPARTFTPAIPDSNWNIFATGLGLKCKRGSHFLGFISCGDPNPDSGYLEAIVLDLAFQWALWETRTINGNEISPTINGKYKTKDWYIGSFSIGLIF; this is encoded by the coding sequence GTGAAAGACCTTTCATTAAACCCTAAAAGAATGGTCTCCCACGCCGGCTTTTTGATAAGCGCCCTCTTTTTGGCGACGCAAGGTGTCGCGTATGGTGAGGGATATCGACTGCCATACCAGGGCGCCGCAGCGGCTGGTCAAGGGGAGGCCTTTATCGCCCAGGCTGACGATGCGTCTGCCTTATATTACAATCCCGCAGGTCTTACTCAATTAAGAGGCGTTCAGGTCCAATTCGGCGCAAATTTCATTACCGGGAAATTCGAATATACCAGTCCAACGGGCCAAAAAGTCGATGGTGATCTCCGGCAATCTGTGGTCATGCCGCCCCCAAGCCAATTTTATTTGACCGCAAACCTTAAAGACCTGGGCTTCACGGCCCTCGGGCCTCTCATAGTGGGAATCGGTTTGAACTCCCCATTTGGGCTCGGCTCAAAATGGCCCGATGACGCCCCGTTTTCCAACATCGTAACGGAAGCCACTGTCCCCCTTCTGGATATCAAACCTACTCTGGCTTATAAGATTCATGACATGGTTTCTCTAGGAGCCGGGATGGATATTTATACATTTGCGAAGTTCATTGGTGAAGGTCAGGCTGAACTGAAAACCCAATCGACCGAAATCAATGGAACCGACACGGCCGTCGGATTCAATGTAAGTGCACTTTTAACCCCCTTGCGAAATAGCGCAGGGGACCCTCTCGTGAATTTCGGATTGGTTTACAGACACCAGGCAACGCTTCATCTGAAGGGAGACTTTCTCGTGAACGGTAAAAAGGTGGACGATGCCGAGACGACGCTCCCACTCCCATGGGTTTTGAGTGCCGGGCTCGCCGTATGGCCGATTCGGGACGCGGCTCGAGCCTGGAAAGTAGAAGTCGACGTGGATTATGTCGGATGGAGCCAATTTAAAAGTTTAGATATCCGTCTTTCCAACGCGCCAAACATTTCGCAACCCACGGATTGGGAGAACACGTTCACATTTAGCGCCGGCACCGAATACAAATGGCTCAAGCTCGCCTCACTCCCCCATTGGGAGATTGCCCTCCGGGGAGGTTATCAACGGTCTAATTCAGCAAACCCAGCTCGCACGTTCACCCCTGCCATTCCTGATTCCAATTGGAACATCTTTGCGACCGGGCTCGGATTGAAATGCAAACGGGGATCGCACTTCCTGGGGTTCATCAGTTGCGGGGATCCTAATCCTGACTCAGGCTACCTGGAAGCCATTGTTTTGGATCTAGCGTTTCAATGGGCTCTCTGGGAGACCCGCACCATCAATGGGAACGAAATTAGCCCTACCATCAATGGTAAGTACAAAACGAAAGACTGGTATATCGGATCGTTCAGTATTGGTCTGATTTTTTAA
- the idi gene encoding isopentenyl-diphosphate Delta-isomerase yields the protein MNVKEVEPKHMTFSQPDMLILVDKNDEVIGFQEKEACHDGDGQLHRAFSVFLFDQTGRLLLQKRSTHKRLWGDFWSNSCCSHPRPHENTRDAAEKRVREELGVDSCLHFLFKFEYRARYDGGGSEHELCYVYAGLLAGEPKVNEFEIGAWRMICAQSLDRELDEKPGDFTPWLKSEWPRLRESHWDAVKGLLSL from the coding sequence ATGAACGTCAAGGAAGTTGAACCGAAGCACATGACATTTTCCCAACCAGACATGTTGATACTTGTCGATAAAAACGATGAAGTCATCGGCTTTCAGGAGAAAGAGGCCTGTCATGATGGCGACGGCCAATTGCACCGTGCCTTCTCCGTGTTCCTCTTTGACCAAACTGGAAGGCTTCTTCTGCAAAAGCGCAGCACCCACAAGCGTCTTTGGGGGGATTTCTGGTCAAACAGCTGCTGTAGCCATCCGCGCCCGCATGAGAACACCCGCGACGCGGCCGAAAAACGTGTTCGTGAAGAGTTGGGCGTCGATTCGTGCCTGCACTTTCTCTTCAAGTTCGAATATCGTGCTCGCTACGATGGAGGTGGTTCAGAGCACGAACTTTGCTATGTGTACGCCGGTCTCTTAGCCGGAGAGCCGAAGGTAAATGAGTTCGAGATAGGGGCTTGGCGGATGATCTGCGCACAGTCGCTCGACCGAGAGCTCGATGAAAAGCCGGGTGACTTTACTCCATGGCTCAAGTCGGAATGGCCGCGCCTGCGAGAGAGTCACTGGGACGCTGTAAAAGGTCTCTTGTCCCTATAA
- a CDS encoding STAS domain-containing protein codes for MQGEMQFPKDFWRLTLPRKFDRVAQKEFEARIQQILSGGYTKLALDLNFVALISNSGLGQIAMTCLDLKAKGIQVSFIGISPKIKGMLDRHGLSDLLAAAQI; via the coding sequence ATGCAAGGCGAAATGCAATTCCCAAAGGACTTTTGGCGCCTCACTCTTCCACGGAAGTTTGATAGGGTAGCTCAAAAAGAATTCGAGGCTAGAATCCAACAGATCCTATCGGGTGGCTATACTAAGTTAGCGCTGGATCTCAATTTTGTGGCGTTGATTAGTAATTCTGGATTAGGCCAAATTGCTATGACCTGTTTAGATCTCAAAGCAAAGGGTATTCAGGTGAGCTTCATTGGGATTTCACCAAAAATCAAAGGTATGCTGGACCGACATGGACTCTCAGATCTTCTTGCCGCTGCACAAATCTAG
- a CDS encoding pyruvate ferredoxin oxidoreductase → MYNVALVTEEKCVAKKGCRLCIMYCPEANCLDLNSDKMIAEVHIERCKGCELCKVVCDAAKHEAIEMVAVNSDGTLMEKAGEAAELGQAYQG, encoded by the coding sequence ATGTATAATGTTGCCCTAGTGACGGAAGAAAAGTGTGTGGCGAAAAAAGGCTGTCGGCTCTGCATCATGTATTGCCCGGAAGCTAATTGTTTGGATCTCAATTCAGACAAAATGATAGCCGAGGTGCATATCGAGCGGTGCAAGGGTTGTGAGCTGTGTAAAGTTGTATGTGACGCCGCTAAACATGAAGCCATTGAAATGGTCGCCGTGAATTCAGATGGGACCTTAATGGAAAAGGCTGGAGAAGCCGCGGAGTTGGGTCAAGCCTATCAGGGGTAA
- a CDS encoding 2-oxoacid:acceptor oxidoreductase family protein, with product MIIRRINIRMSGLGGQGAVTAAHVMAMAASKDGKFAISNPFFGAEKRMAPAESYCRIGLRKIYDRGELVFPDVIQVFHPQVITMGKSYTMPFYSGIKEGGLVIINTDMPLLSDEDVKRLKDLNVSVFNIPGTNIALEVAGTELATNMTMIGSVAGITKCVSMNGLDLALQERFGKKFVASGGTATLDEAIKKKFAKKEMLLKKNLDTVARSYEIAAEWAEKNNVELMVGEAAAA from the coding sequence ATGATTATACGTCGAATCAATATCCGAATGTCAGGTCTGGGAGGGCAGGGTGCCGTGACTGCGGCCCATGTTATGGCCATGGCGGCATCCAAAGATGGTAAGTTTGCTATTTCAAACCCATTCTTTGGAGCGGAAAAACGCATGGCGCCAGCCGAGAGTTACTGTCGAATAGGACTGAGGAAAATTTACGATCGGGGGGAACTTGTGTTCCCTGATGTGATTCAAGTATTTCACCCTCAAGTCATTACGATGGGTAAGAGTTACACGATGCCATTTTATTCAGGGATTAAAGAGGGTGGGCTCGTAATCATTAATACCGACATGCCCCTTTTGTCAGACGAAGATGTGAAGCGACTCAAAGATCTCAATGTGTCGGTTTTTAACATCCCAGGGACGAATATTGCTTTGGAAGTTGCAGGGACTGAATTGGCCACAAACATGACCATGATTGGTTCGGTAGCCGGAATCACGAAGTGCGTATCCATGAATGGCTTGGACTTGGCCTTACAAGAACGGTTTGGTAAGAAGTTTGTGGCTTCCGGTGGTACGGCAACACTGGACGAAGCCATTAAAAAGAAGTTTGCGAAGAAAGAAATGTTGTTAAAAAAGAATCTGGATACGGTGGCTAGATCTTATGAAATTGCTGCAGAATGGGCAGAGAAAAACAACGTGGAGTTGATGGTTGGAGAAGCCGCTGCTGCGTAA
- a CDS encoding thiamine pyrophosphate-dependent enzyme: MSKERIKIAEELFDIMPAEYQDLVKRATYGNEQRGWKDIGNAKELIEEHSLCAGCPESMAFRYILASLPNPEDTVMVGSTGCTSLVFPHVAVHNIHSLFGNQNAIASGLKRALTVRFPDRHKDVVVLAGDGATVDIGLDMTLQAWFRQEKFTTICFDNELYANTGGQESGLMQKGFVAKMAPVGKTFEKVRLPEIARESGCHYVVNCTVSKPNLIEKVIKNAVHIAREIGPTYLQLYTPCILEIGKNSMEGLQEMRDSEKPTERFAYKEYVSEPAKELLAELAAKEKERKAEAKKQLAGQTA, from the coding sequence ATGAGTAAAGAACGCATAAAAATCGCAGAGGAGTTGTTTGACATCATGCCCGCCGAGTACCAGGATTTGGTCAAACGGGCGACGTACGGGAATGAACAACGAGGGTGGAAAGATATCGGTAACGCAAAGGAACTCATTGAAGAGCACTCTCTTTGCGCCGGATGTCCGGAGTCCATGGCATTTCGCTATATCCTCGCGTCTTTGCCTAATCCAGAGGATACTGTCATGGTAGGCTCAACGGGATGTACCAGTTTGGTATTTCCACATGTGGCGGTCCACAATATTCATTCATTGTTCGGCAATCAGAATGCTATTGCATCAGGGTTAAAGCGGGCGTTAACGGTTCGTTTTCCTGATCGTCATAAAGACGTCGTGGTGTTAGCAGGAGACGGGGCTACGGTAGATATTGGCTTAGACATGACCTTGCAGGCCTGGTTCCGCCAAGAAAAATTTACCACCATTTGTTTCGATAACGAGTTGTATGCCAATACAGGTGGTCAAGAGAGTGGGCTTATGCAAAAGGGTTTTGTTGCCAAGATGGCCCCGGTAGGCAAAACCTTTGAAAAAGTTCGACTTCCAGAAATTGCCAGAGAGTCCGGCTGCCACTATGTAGTGAATTGCACGGTCAGCAAACCAAATCTCATTGAAAAAGTGATTAAAAACGCTGTGCATATTGCGCGGGAAATTGGACCGACCTATCTCCAATTGTATACGCCATGTATCCTGGAAATCGGGAAAAACAGCATGGAAGGCTTACAGGAAATGCGTGATTCTGAAAAGCCAACCGAACGGTTTGCTTATAAAGAGTATGTAAGCGAACCGGCTAAGGAATTATTGGCCGAATTGGCTGCGAAGGAAAAAGAACGAAAAGCTGAAGCCAAAAAGCAACTCGCCGGCCAAACGGCATAA
- a CDS encoding transketolase C-terminal domain-containing protein, with protein MAAQASFIGQKNKKEQVYTDPWHMMNEAPRTPSFFTGSEVIKEAVRRASCDIMVAYPITPQSEAAALCGELFAEGYIGDYFRGESEFAVMSQCAGAAFGGARVFTTTAGPGTMRAMENFPMWAGARLPIQMIVTCRGINSPLSIQPDTLEISYLMQTGMLVWHAETAQDFYDWILKGYMVSEEPDVHLPLALCCDGFFVTHTKDMVDLTPVDMCLPPYDPYRSPVPCMDMECPPVRMMRDPFVMKSNYISYATHASWQQEVWAAVERSRKHTIRWMDGLIDTENTDADVIVVASGTAVSQSREAIAILEEEGIRVGLVKVKTLRPWPGEEIREATKHAKHIIVPEFNVTGWLAREVSATVPNNERIHAGPHVCGGMTMPPEIIAAEIKTVLGVKAPSLAGRGG; from the coding sequence ATGGCCGCTCAAGCTTCTTTCATAGGACAAAAAAACAAAAAAGAACAGGTGTATACCGATCCTTGGCACATGATGAATGAGGCGCCAAGAACACCGTCTTTCTTTACCGGAAGTGAAGTCATAAAAGAGGCCGTACGGCGAGCCTCCTGTGACATAATGGTCGCATATCCCATTACCCCTCAAAGTGAAGCTGCTGCATTGTGCGGGGAGCTCTTTGCCGAAGGTTATATTGGTGATTACTTCCGAGGGGAAAGCGAATTTGCCGTTATGTCGCAATGCGCGGGAGCCGCTTTTGGTGGCGCCAGAGTATTTACCACCACGGCCGGGCCAGGCACCATGCGTGCTATGGAAAACTTCCCCATGTGGGCTGGAGCACGGTTACCTATTCAGATGATTGTGACCTGTCGGGGTATCAACTCTCCCCTCTCCATTCAGCCTGATACTTTAGAAATTTCATATTTAATGCAAACGGGCATGCTGGTGTGGCATGCGGAAACCGCCCAAGATTTTTATGACTGGATCCTCAAGGGCTACATGGTATCGGAAGAACCTGATGTCCATTTGCCACTGGCCTTGTGCTGCGATGGCTTTTTTGTGACCCATACGAAAGATATGGTAGATCTAACTCCCGTCGACATGTGCTTGCCACCGTACGATCCCTATCGGTCACCGGTTCCCTGTATGGATATGGAATGTCCTCCTGTTCGCATGATGCGAGATCCTTTTGTCATGAAAAGTAACTATATTAGTTATGCCACCCATGCAAGCTGGCAGCAGGAGGTATGGGCCGCTGTTGAGCGGTCGAGGAAGCACACCATCCGTTGGATGGATGGATTAATTGACACCGAAAATACCGATGCTGATGTGATTGTGGTGGCCTCTGGGACCGCGGTTTCGCAAAGCCGCGAAGCCATCGCGATATTGGAAGAGGAAGGGATTAGGGTCGGTTTGGTGAAGGTTAAAACCTTGCGGCCATGGCCTGGAGAGGAGATCAGGGAGGCCACCAAGCATGCCAAGCACATTATTGTTCCTGAATTTAATGTCACTGGATGGTTAGCCCGTGAAGTGAGCGCAACGGTTCCCAATAATGAACGGATTCATGCGGGTCCCCACGTGTGTGGGGGAATGACCATGCCGCCTGAAATCATCGCCGCGGAAATTAAAACTGTATTAGGAGTCAAGGCACCTTCGTTGGCTGGGCGTGGGGGTTGA
- a CDS encoding carbon monoxide dehydrogenase beta subunit family protein produces MTTSYRVMPGPEHFLPPSAASMGIRLPDPGQGHIHGSIVSEEEALEEAARQFLSAKVPTIFPGPLVLWAWNDKAAKKAKAIRHLYETIKECVDSSCQNAMLIPMPDYRPKYPKINPEIEINPNHPNLTIWHNKIDACMFVGVHCHQANLSLKIIRGGTNCYTIAMCAQAGHEDAMVSVRDATADKIIRLADWVKKLKGSVAPPAKDLV; encoded by the coding sequence ATGACAACTTCTTATAGGGTAATGCCAGGCCCCGAACATTTTTTGCCACCTTCTGCGGCCTCAATGGGGATCAGGCTTCCCGATCCAGGGCAAGGACATATTCATGGTAGCATAGTTTCCGAAGAGGAAGCGTTGGAGGAGGCGGCCAGGCAGTTTCTTTCGGCAAAAGTGCCCACGATCTTTCCTGGACCATTGGTCCTGTGGGCATGGAATGACAAGGCCGCCAAGAAGGCCAAAGCAATCCGTCATTTGTATGAAACCATCAAAGAATGCGTGGATTCCTCTTGTCAAAATGCCATGCTGATTCCCATGCCGGACTATAGACCGAAATATCCTAAAATTAATCCTGAAATCGAAATAAATCCAAATCACCCAAATTTGACTATCTGGCATAATAAAATTGATGCCTGCATGTTTGTGGGCGTTCATTGCCATCAGGCCAATCTTTCTCTCAAGATCATTCGTGGTGGGACGAATTGCTACACGATTGCCATGTGTGCTCAGGCTGGTCATGAAGATGCGATGGTATCCGTTCGTGATGCAACAGCCGATAAGATAATCAGATTGGCGGATTGGGTGAAGAAATTAAAGGGATCAGTCGCCCCTCCAGCGAAAGATTTGGTGTAA